The proteins below are encoded in one region of Levilactobacillus namurensis:
- the aguA gene encoding agmatine deiminase, with protein sequence MKTLDSTPKQDGYRMPGEFEPHKGVYILWPQRPDNWRNGGKPAQKTFVEVAKAISEFEHVTVGVNDDQYANARTMLPDNVEVVEMSNDDSWIRDCGATFVVNDKGGMRGVDWTFNSWGGLVDGLYFPWDKDDRVAQKMTEMEHVDRYRLDDFVLEGGSIHVDGEGTLIATEECLLSKGRNPQLSKAQIEEVLKEHLNLEKIIWLKKGIYLDETNGHVDNIANFVKPGEIALAWTDDQNDPQYAISKENLEILENATDAKGRKIKVDKLYLPKPITITKEESEGVDAVDGTLPRTEGERLAASYVNYYTANGGIVFPLFNDPADEKAKETLQALYPDRKVVGVPAREVLLGGGNIHCITQQVPQA encoded by the coding sequence ATGAAAACTTTAGACAGTACCCCTAAACAAGACGGTTACCGGATGCCCGGTGAATTTGAACCTCACAAGGGTGTTTACATCCTATGGCCACAACGTCCCGACAATTGGCGGAACGGTGGTAAGCCAGCTCAAAAGACGTTTGTTGAAGTTGCTAAAGCAATTTCTGAATTTGAGCACGTTACGGTCGGCGTCAATGATGATCAATACGCTAACGCTCGGACCATGTTGCCTGATAACGTTGAAGTCGTTGAAATGTCAAACGATGATTCTTGGATTCGTGACTGCGGTGCTACCTTTGTGGTCAATGATAAGGGTGGCATGCGCGGTGTTGACTGGACCTTTAACTCATGGGGTGGCCTGGTAGATGGGCTCTACTTCCCATGGGACAAGGACGACCGCGTCGCCCAGAAGATGACGGAAATGGAACACGTTGACCGTTACCGGTTGGATGACTTCGTCTTAGAAGGTGGCTCCATTCACGTTGATGGTGAAGGAACGCTGATTGCCACTGAGGAATGCCTGCTCTCTAAAGGCCGGAATCCACAATTATCTAAGGCTCAGATTGAAGAAGTCTTGAAGGAACATTTGAACCTAGAAAAGATTATTTGGTTGAAGAAGGGAATTTACCTCGACGAAACCAATGGTCACGTGGACAACATTGCCAACTTCGTTAAGCCAGGTGAAATTGCCTTGGCTTGGACGGATGACCAGAATGATCCACAGTACGCCATCTCTAAGGAAAACCTGGAGATTTTGGAAAATGCAACTGACGCTAAAGGACGTAAGATTAAGGTCGACAAACTTTACCTGCCAAAGCCGATTACCATTACCAAGGAAGAAAGTGAAGGCGTTGACGCTGTTGACGGGACGCTACCACGGACTGAGGGTGAACGTTTAGCTGCCAGCTACGTCAACTACTACACGGCCAATGGTGGAATCGTCTTCCCACTGTTTAACGATCCGGCTGACGAAAAAGCTAAGGAAACGTTACAAGCACTGTACCCTGACCGTAAAGTTGTCGGTGTACCGGCGCGTGAAGTCTTGTTAGGTGGCGGGAACATCCACTGCATTACCCAACAGGTACCACAAGCTTAA
- the arcC gene encoding carbamate kinase codes for MSRKIVVALGGNAILSDDASAAAQQEALKATAKQLVKFVQQGDQLVVSHGNGPQVGNLLLQQAAGSTPKNPAMPLDTAVAMTQGSMGYWLENALGTALADAGIQQDVATVVTQVLVDADDPAFKNPSKPIGPFYTADEVAVERQNHPGYTYVEDAGRGYRRVVASPKPTGIKEANVVNQLVAANVIPVSVGGGGVPVVQEGHQLVGREAVIDKDFASEKLAELIGADLLIILTAVDHVFVNFNQPNQKQLAHVTVAELNDYMADGQFAKGSMLPKIQAAIDFVQNHPAGKAVITSLDNVDQFLKTGDGTIISRN; via the coding sequence ATGTCTCGTAAAATTGTTGTTGCTTTAGGTGGAAACGCCATTTTATCGGATGATGCTTCGGCAGCTGCGCAACAGGAAGCGTTGAAAGCGACTGCTAAGCAACTCGTCAAGTTTGTTCAACAGGGAGACCAGTTGGTGGTTTCTCACGGTAATGGTCCTCAAGTAGGTAACTTATTACTGCAACAGGCGGCTGGAAGTACGCCAAAGAATCCGGCAATGCCGTTGGATACTGCCGTGGCAATGACTCAAGGCAGTATGGGGTACTGGCTGGAGAATGCGTTGGGAACAGCCTTAGCCGATGCAGGTATCCAGCAAGACGTTGCAACGGTCGTGACACAGGTCTTGGTCGATGCAGATGATCCGGCCTTTAAGAATCCTAGCAAGCCAATCGGGCCCTTCTATACGGCTGATGAAGTGGCAGTAGAACGTCAGAATCATCCCGGGTATACTTATGTAGAAGATGCTGGTCGAGGATACCGGCGGGTCGTTGCATCACCTAAGCCCACGGGAATTAAAGAGGCCAACGTCGTCAACCAGTTGGTCGCGGCTAACGTCATTCCAGTTTCCGTTGGGGGTGGTGGCGTTCCTGTTGTTCAGGAGGGTCATCAATTAGTTGGTCGTGAAGCCGTAATTGACAAGGACTTTGCGTCTGAGAAGTTGGCAGAATTAATCGGTGCCGATCTCTTAATTATTTTAACGGCGGTCGACCACGTTTTTGTTAACTTTAATCAACCAAACCAAAAGCAATTGGCACACGTCACAGTCGCTGAATTAAACGACTACATGGCTGACGGTCAATTTGCGAAGGGCAGTATGTTACCTAAGATTCAAGCAGCTATCGACTTTGTGCAGAATCATCCGGCAGGAAAAGCGGTCATTACTTCGTTAGATAACGTTGATCAATTCCTGAAGACCGGCGATGGAACGATCATTAGTCGAAATTAA
- the aguA gene encoding agmatine deiminase, translating to MKLSGTPTQDGFRLPAEFEGQSASYMIWPQRPDNWRDGGKPAQRAFAQIAELLAQVEPVTMLVNQDQYANAKSMLSDKVRLVEMSSNDAWMKDYGPFYVINQQGDLRAVDFQFNAWGGLTDGLYFPWDLDNQIAVKVADLNRMDYYTVAQTVLEGCAILVDGQGTLFATEDVVLSEGRNANGGLTKAEAEQYFHDYFGVTKTIWLPQGYFMDETGGDIDNLINVVAPGEVVLTWTDDPNDPQQAISEEAYQVLRAATDAQGRHLKIHKLPIPQILRLKREEANGVDRINGDQPRFSGQRLTASYVNYITANHALLVPEFNDPNDLPAQRLLAKLYPGFRIIGVPSEAVHEVLTGGGGIHTIVDGVPSRQKSGDAS from the coding sequence GTGAAACTATCAGGAACGCCCACACAAGATGGGTTTCGTTTACCGGCTGAATTCGAAGGCCAGTCGGCGAGCTATATGATTTGGCCGCAACGCCCGGACAATTGGCGGGACGGTGGAAAGCCGGCGCAACGTGCGTTTGCTCAGATTGCTGAATTGTTGGCACAAGTAGAACCGGTAACGATGCTGGTCAATCAAGATCAGTACGCCAATGCGAAGTCAATGTTGTCTGATAAAGTTCGGTTAGTCGAGATGAGTAGTAATGACGCCTGGATGAAAGACTATGGCCCCTTTTACGTAATTAATCAGCAAGGAGACTTACGAGCAGTTGATTTCCAGTTTAATGCTTGGGGTGGCCTGACTGATGGGCTTTACTTCCCGTGGGATTTAGATAATCAGATTGCCGTTAAAGTCGCGGACTTGAACCGAATGGACTACTACACAGTTGCCCAGACGGTACTCGAAGGATGTGCAATCCTAGTGGATGGTCAGGGCACGTTATTTGCGACCGAGGATGTGGTGTTATCGGAAGGCCGAAACGCTAATGGTGGTTTGACTAAGGCGGAAGCTGAACAATATTTCCATGATTATTTTGGGGTGACCAAAACAATCTGGCTCCCGCAAGGCTACTTCATGGATGAAACCGGTGGAGATATTGATAATCTGATTAACGTTGTGGCACCGGGAGAAGTGGTCTTAACCTGGACGGATGATCCCAACGATCCCCAACAGGCGATTAGTGAAGAGGCTTATCAGGTCTTGCGAGCAGCGACTGATGCCCAGGGACGCCACCTGAAGATTCATAAATTACCTATCCCCCAGATTCTCCGATTGAAACGGGAGGAAGCTAACGGGGTCGATCGGATAAATGGTGACCAGCCACGGTTCTCCGGTCAGCGATTGACCGCCAGCTATGTCAACTATATTACGGCTAACCATGCGTTGCTGGTCCCAGAATTCAATGACCCTAACGACTTACCAGCCCAGAGGTTGTTAGCAAAGCTATACCCGGGATTTCGGATTATCGGGGTACCCAGTGAGGCTGTGCACGAAGTCTTAACTGGTGGTGGCGGAATCCATACGATTGTGGATGGTGTTCCCAGCAGACAAAAATCAGGAGATGCCTCATGA
- a CDS encoding MurR/RpiR family transcriptional regulator, translating into MNFFEIVNAHLSDLTANEQKLFDYVVANMDKIKNQSIREVASETFVSTATFLRFVKKIGFSGFSEFVTVVKFTLINRKEDDQPTPFTVRQTDYREEYLKNITESVRVIQPEKLHQVVEKLAQHPDVYFFAKGVSKHAVAYVDYLYAMAGFKTHYPQDHDYRRLALSQVDDQALVFILTYAGDDGEMLDILSQLVKRKKRPLLVSITEPDNNTIQNLSDLNFYIFTDDVQVNGSDISSRISTMAIMELILYQYVEDYGGRDFHFYHRDDA; encoded by the coding sequence ATGAACTTCTTTGAAATCGTTAACGCACATTTGAGCGACCTAACGGCAAACGAACAGAAACTTTTCGACTATGTTGTTGCCAACATGGATAAGATTAAGAATCAAAGCATCCGTGAAGTGGCTTCGGAGACCTTCGTGTCAACGGCTACGTTCTTACGATTTGTGAAGAAGATTGGCTTTTCTGGATTTAGTGAATTTGTCACGGTGGTTAAGTTTACGCTGATTAACCGCAAGGAAGACGACCAACCAACGCCGTTTACGGTTCGGCAGACGGATTACCGGGAAGAATACTTAAAGAACATCACCGAATCAGTGCGGGTGATTCAACCAGAAAAACTACATCAGGTAGTTGAAAAGTTAGCACAGCACCCAGATGTCTACTTCTTCGCTAAGGGAGTTAGTAAGCATGCTGTGGCCTATGTCGATTATCTGTATGCGATGGCTGGATTTAAGACCCATTATCCGCAAGACCATGATTATCGGCGGCTGGCGTTATCGCAGGTTGATGATCAGGCGTTGGTCTTTATCCTAACCTATGCTGGTGATGATGGTGAAATGCTTGATATCTTGAGTCAGTTGGTCAAACGAAAGAAACGACCATTACTGGTTTCAATCACCGAACCCGACAACAATACGATTCAGAATCTTAGTGACCTGAACTTCTATATCTTTACAGATGATGTTCAGGTCAACGGGAGCGATATTAGTTCACGAATCTCGACCATGGCGATTATGGAACTGATTCTGTACCAATATGTTGAGGACTATGGCGGACGTGATTTCCATTTCTACCACCGTGATGATGCTTAA
- a CDS encoding amino acid ABC transporter ATP-binding protein codes for MAVKVQVRDLHKSYGKTEVLKGLDLDVQDNEVLCMIGPSGSGKSTFLRCLTHLETPTKGQIIINGHDLSDPQTNINTVRENIGMVFQHFNLFPHLTVLQNITLAPVQLKKETPEQAEQTARKLLAQVGLADKADVMPTSLSGGQQQRVAIARTLAMHPQIMLFDEPTSALDPEMVGDVLAIMKQLAQDGMTMIVVTHEMGFAKEVADQVVFMADGLIQEQGKPADLFNHPKSPRLQDFLNKVINI; via the coding sequence ATGGCGGTAAAAGTACAAGTACGCGACTTGCATAAAAGTTATGGCAAGACCGAAGTCCTTAAGGGCCTCGACCTCGATGTTCAGGACAACGAGGTCCTGTGTATGATTGGGCCGTCCGGGTCCGGGAAGAGTACCTTCTTACGGTGCCTGACCCACCTGGAAACGCCGACCAAGGGGCAAATCATCATCAACGGCCACGACCTCTCCGACCCGCAGACCAACATCAACACGGTCCGCGAGAACATCGGGATGGTCTTCCAACACTTCAACCTCTTCCCCCATCTGACGGTGTTGCAAAACATCACCTTGGCGCCAGTCCAGTTGAAGAAAGAAACGCCGGAACAGGCCGAACAGACCGCCCGGAAGCTTTTAGCCCAGGTCGGCCTGGCCGACAAAGCCGACGTGATGCCGACTTCCCTATCCGGTGGGCAACAACAACGAGTCGCCATTGCCCGGACACTGGCCATGCATCCCCAGATCATGCTCTTCGATGAACCCACCTCGGCCCTAGACCCTGAAATGGTCGGTGACGTGTTGGCCATCATGAAGCAGCTGGCTCAAGACGGGATGACCATGATTGTGGTCACCCATGAAATGGGCTTCGCCAAGGAGGTCGCCGACCAAGTCGTCTTCATGGCTGACGGCTTGATTCAAGAACAAGGCAAACCTGCCGACCTCTTCAACCACCCTAAGAGTCCCCGACTACAGGATTTTTTGAATAAAGTCATTAATATTTAG
- a CDS encoding amino acid ABC transporter substrate-binding protein/permease: MRKWQVMVVTLLVTLGGWFGFSATAHADADYTIATDTTFAPFEFQVKGGQYRGIDIDLLKAIAKKEHFTYQLKALSFNAAVQQLSANQVDGVIAGMNITPAREATFDFSKPYYTSGVVMAVAQKSPIKTMANLKGKTVALKTGTAGATYAKSVQAKYGFKIKYFNDSNNMYNDVKVGNSVACFEDYPVMSYGIKNGIPLKIVSKQHDAGDYGFAVKKGKNAKLLRQFNAGLAAIKADGTYDKIINHYLHAKESTLTGETANSRTFVGLFTQNLGTIGNGLWMTLKLTVVAIILATILGLILGVLGVMPGKVGPAISSTIIYIFRGMPLMVLAFFIYIGFPDLIGHGFKIPAFVAGLITLMLNEGAYTGAFVKGGFQAVDKGQMEAARSLGLPYWAAMRKVVMPQGIRIMIPSFINQFIITLKDTSILSVIGIVELTQTGTLIIARNFEGFKIWLMIAMIYLIIITLLTWLSNWVQRRIN, from the coding sequence ATGAGGAAATGGCAAGTCATGGTGGTCACGTTACTGGTGACCCTTGGCGGATGGTTCGGTTTCAGTGCCACCGCCCATGCGGATGCGGATTATACGATTGCGACGGACACCACGTTCGCCCCGTTTGAATTTCAGGTCAAGGGGGGTCAGTACCGGGGGATCGATATTGACTTATTGAAGGCCATCGCGAAAAAGGAACACTTTACATATCAGCTCAAAGCCCTGAGCTTCAACGCGGCCGTCCAGCAGTTAAGTGCCAACCAAGTCGATGGGGTCATCGCCGGCATGAACATCACCCCCGCCCGGGAAGCCACGTTTGACTTTTCCAAGCCCTACTATACCTCTGGGGTGGTCATGGCCGTGGCCCAGAAGAGTCCCATCAAGACCATGGCTAACCTGAAAGGCAAGACCGTGGCCCTCAAGACCGGGACGGCCGGCGCCACTTATGCGAAATCGGTTCAGGCCAAATACGGTTTTAAGATCAAGTACTTTAACGACTCCAACAACATGTACAACGACGTCAAGGTCGGCAATTCCGTAGCCTGCTTCGAAGACTACCCGGTCATGTCTTACGGGATCAAGAACGGGATTCCCTTAAAGATTGTGTCCAAGCAACACGACGCCGGGGACTACGGCTTTGCCGTCAAGAAGGGCAAGAACGCCAAGCTCCTGCGGCAGTTCAACGCTGGACTCGCGGCCATTAAAGCTGACGGGACCTACGACAAGATCATTAACCACTACCTACATGCCAAGGAATCCACGCTAACCGGCGAGACCGCCAACAGTCGGACTTTCGTTGGTCTGTTCACCCAGAACTTAGGGACCATCGGCAACGGGCTCTGGATGACCCTGAAGCTGACCGTGGTCGCCATCATCTTAGCCACGATCTTAGGCTTAATTCTAGGAGTCTTGGGCGTCATGCCCGGCAAGGTGGGCCCCGCCATCTCCAGTACCATCATCTACATCTTCCGGGGCATGCCGCTCATGGTGCTGGCCTTCTTCATCTACATTGGGTTCCCCGACCTGATCGGCCACGGGTTTAAGATTCCGGCCTTCGTCGCCGGGTTGATTACCCTGATGCTCAACGAAGGGGCGTACACCGGGGCCTTCGTCAAAGGCGGGTTCCAGGCCGTCGATAAGGGACAGATGGAAGCTGCCCGTTCGCTGGGGTTGCCTTACTGGGCGGCCATGCGCAAAGTAGTCATGCCCCAAGGGATTCGAATCATGATTCCTTCGTTCATTAACCAGTTCATCATCACGTTAAAGGATACTTCGATTCTTTCGGTCATCGGGATCGTCGAACTGACCCAGACCGGGACGTTGATTATTGCCCGGAACTTCGAAGGGTTCAAGATCTGGCTAATGATTGCCATGATTTACCTGATTATCATTACGTTACTGACCTGGCTGTCGAACTGGGTTCAAAGGAGGATTAACTAA
- a CDS encoding UDP-N-acetylmuramoyl-L-alanyl-D-glutamate--2,6-diaminopimelate ligase, protein MRVNQLIALLREHDLYRGTTAELDPDTDFATLHYDSRQMTANGLFVCKGFTFSPKYLQQAIANGATAYLAEQDYQVAVPGILVTDVRKALSLAAQLYFDFPQNQLFLIGYTGTKGKTTSTYFTHHILSEAFPGQVAMFSTINHIIGNQPQDTFKAHLTTAESFDLFHEMRQAVDNGQKILVMEVASQAYLLHRVYGLTFDVGIFLNISPDHIGVNEHPNFANYLLCKQQLMLNSRQCIINADMDHFAEVYAAAKVSTDPAKIFTYGVDDSSASVSLHPQAATLTASAFTLTANDQRLASLAADYHVSVPGDFNQGNATAAILASHLAGAQTADMQAGLARTLVPGRMESLATQHHGTVYIDYAHDWGSMDALLHFLHTQFPDHHITVVTGSTGDKGEDRRAGFAKAFNAYADTAILTTDDPGHEDPRVIAQQIDAGIDHDKVTTTYIAKREDAIHHAIAHATNHDLIVLAGKGEDAYQKINGVNTPYATDPVIAKQVIADLEG, encoded by the coding sequence ATGCGAGTAAACCAACTGATTGCGTTGCTCCGTGAACACGACTTGTACCGCGGGACAACCGCTGAATTAGACCCCGACACCGATTTTGCCACGCTCCACTACGATTCTCGTCAGATGACGGCAAACGGGCTCTTCGTCTGCAAGGGGTTCACGTTCTCACCAAAATATTTACAACAAGCCATTGCTAACGGCGCAACGGCCTACTTGGCAGAACAGGATTACCAAGTCGCCGTACCTGGTATCCTGGTGACCGACGTCCGCAAAGCGTTGTCACTGGCTGCCCAACTGTACTTTGATTTCCCGCAAAACCAACTCTTCTTGATTGGGTACACGGGAACTAAGGGCAAGACGACCTCGACTTACTTCACGCACCACATCTTGAGCGAAGCCTTTCCCGGTCAAGTGGCCATGTTTTCGACGATTAACCACATCATCGGTAACCAGCCACAGGATACGTTCAAAGCGCACCTGACCACCGCGGAATCGTTCGACCTCTTCCATGAGATGCGCCAGGCCGTGGACAACGGGCAGAAGATTCTGGTCATGGAAGTCGCCTCACAGGCCTACCTGCTTCACCGGGTCTATGGGCTGACTTTCGACGTGGGAATCTTCCTGAACATCTCCCCCGACCATATCGGGGTCAACGAGCACCCGAACTTCGCGAACTACTTGCTGTGCAAGCAACAGTTGATGCTCAATTCGCGTCAGTGCATCATTAACGCGGACATGGATCATTTTGCCGAAGTCTACGCTGCCGCTAAAGTCTCCACCGATCCCGCCAAGATTTTCACCTACGGGGTCGATGATTCCTCAGCCAGCGTCTCGTTGCACCCCCAAGCGGCCACGTTGACCGCCAGCGCCTTTACGCTGACCGCCAACGACCAACGACTGGCCAGTCTAGCTGCCGACTACCACGTTTCCGTGCCTGGTGACTTCAACCAGGGAAACGCCACGGCCGCGATTCTGGCTAGCCACCTGGCCGGCGCGCAGACCGCCGACATGCAGGCGGGACTGGCCCGGACCTTGGTCCCTGGTCGGATGGAGTCACTAGCGACCCAGCACCACGGTACCGTCTACATCGACTACGCCCATGACTGGGGCAGCATGGATGCCTTGCTACACTTCCTGCACACCCAGTTCCCCGACCACCACATCACGGTGGTCACCGGGAGTACCGGTGATAAGGGGGAAGACCGGCGCGCAGGGTTCGCTAAGGCCTTCAACGCCTACGCCGATACCGCCATTCTGACCACCGACGACCCCGGTCACGAAGATCCCCGGGTCATCGCGCAACAGATTGACGCTGGCATCGACCATGATAAGGTCACCACGACCTACATCGCCAAGCGCGAAGACGCCATTCACCACGCCATCGCCCACGCCACCAACCACGACTTGATTGTCTTGGCCGGCAAGGGTGAGGACGCTTATCAAAAAATCAACGGGGTCAACACCCCTTACGCCACTGATCCGGTTATCGCCAAACAGGTGATTGCGGATCTCGAAGGTTAA
- the lysS gene encoding lysine--tRNA ligase yields the protein MGNNQKKTTAPTDLNDQMQVRRDKMNHLREEGIAPFGHRFDRTDDAKSVNEKFDQSTKEELMEEKHFVTLAGRVTGKRGSGKAGFIDLLDRTGVIQGYARQDELGEESYDLFKSLDLGDFIGVKAYVIKTNTGALTLRITELTFLSKALRPLPDKWHGLTDKETIYRKRYLDLIANRDSFNRFIKVAAVKKAIRAYLDNHGYLEVDTPVLQTAAGGAEARPFITKSNAFDIPMYLRIATELYLKRLIVGGYEKVYELGKDFRNEGTDLQHNPEFNMVEVYTAYTDYTDVMNLVEDMIRYTANQVNGTGKLTYKKHDIDLDQPFKRLHMVDAIKEYTGIDFWQEMSVDDARKLADDNGIHYESYWTVGHIINAFFEEKVQGRLTQPTFIYGHPVEISPLAKKNAKDPRFTDRFELYIVGKEYGNAFTELNDPIDQRQRFEAQDAERSAGNEEAHGIDEDYLEAMEYGMPPTGGLGIGIDRLTMLLTDSVSIRDVMLFPTMRPID from the coding sequence ATGGGTAACAACCAAAAGAAGACTACCGCACCAACCGATTTGAACGATCAAATGCAGGTTCGTCGCGATAAAATGAACCATCTTCGTGAGGAAGGCATTGCACCATTCGGTCACCGATTCGACCGCACCGACGATGCTAAGTCCGTCAACGAAAAGTTTGACCAATCCACGAAGGAAGAGTTAATGGAAGAGAAGCACTTTGTCACGCTCGCTGGCCGGGTAACCGGTAAACGGGGCAGTGGTAAGGCCGGCTTCATCGACTTGCTCGACCGGACGGGCGTTATCCAAGGTTACGCACGTCAAGACGAACTGGGTGAAGAAAGCTACGACCTGTTCAAGTCTCTGGACTTAGGGGACTTTATCGGTGTCAAGGCCTACGTGATCAAGACTAACACGGGCGCTTTGACCTTACGGATCACTGAATTAACGTTCCTGTCCAAGGCTTTACGGCCATTACCTGACAAGTGGCATGGTCTGACCGACAAGGAAACTATCTACCGGAAGCGGTACTTGGACTTGATCGCCAACCGCGACAGCTTTAACCGGTTCATCAAGGTCGCCGCTGTCAAGAAGGCTATCCGAGCGTACCTGGACAACCACGGTTACTTAGAAGTCGACACACCAGTCCTGCAAACGGCAGCTGGTGGGGCCGAAGCCCGGCCATTCATCACCAAGTCCAACGCCTTCGATATTCCGATGTACCTGCGGATCGCCACGGAACTGTACCTGAAGCGGCTGATCGTCGGCGGTTACGAAAAGGTCTACGAATTAGGCAAGGACTTCCGGAACGAAGGAACCGACTTACAACACAACCCTGAATTCAACATGGTCGAAGTTTATACGGCCTACACCGACTACACGGACGTGATGAACTTAGTGGAAGACATGATTCGCTACACCGCGAACCAAGTTAACGGGACCGGTAAGCTGACCTACAAGAAGCACGACATCGACTTGGACCAGCCTTTCAAGCGGCTGCACATGGTCGACGCCATCAAGGAATACACCGGTATCGACTTCTGGCAGGAAATGTCCGTGGACGACGCACGGAAGTTGGCAGATGACAACGGCATCCACTACGAAAGTTACTGGACGGTCGGCCACATCATCAACGCCTTCTTCGAAGAAAAGGTTCAAGGTCGCTTAACGCAACCAACCTTTATCTACGGTCACCCAGTCGAAATCTCACCTCTGGCTAAGAAGAACGCCAAGGATCCCCGGTTCACCGACCGGTTCGAACTGTACATCGTGGGTAAGGAATATGGGAACGCCTTTACGGAATTAAACGACCCGATCGACCAACGGCAACGGTTCGAAGCCCAAGACGCTGAACGTAGCGCCGGGAACGAAGAAGCTCACGGGATCGACGAAGATTACCTGGAAGCTATGGAATACGGGATGCCGCCTACTGGTGGTCTGGGAATCGGGATCGACCGGTTGACCATGTTGCTGACCGACTCCGTTTCCATCCGGGACGTCATGCTCTTCCCAACTATGCGGCCCATCGACTAA
- a CDS encoding MFS transporter, with translation MVKTIRKMWPLLVLGFLVNTAYSVMWPLTTIYLHNDLHLNLVVSGWILAAYSGCNVLGGYLGGVLGDRWPVKRVGQVTLAALILDAGVGFWWNDLVGYPLVLVIFGLLTGIMLTLVTTVTAQLSHADSRLFNLLYIFINLGLVVGTASIGILFRKSLQPIFAMLVVCYLLAILLWHRYAGRFVVSRQAVATSATTNQGAETATRPHRARYRLAPVTLVILLLSLVLMWGTYAQWMSNVSVYIQDVGLSIKIYSYLWVYNGLLLIVVQALMAKLSRLGVLPWQILGGLLAIGGSFLLLSSAHQVGTLFVAMTLLTVGEAVYVPGVPALINAYTVGNEGKYQGLVNAFSSLGKALGPVFGGWLVGQAAGFVGLFWVCAIIDGLVVVMVALGVSPVVRNHRNNLRKS, from the coding sequence ATGGTAAAAACGATTCGGAAAATGTGGCCATTACTGGTCCTAGGGTTCTTGGTCAACACGGCATATAGCGTGATGTGGCCGTTGACCACGATTTATTTACATAATGACCTGCACCTCAACCTGGTGGTCAGCGGGTGGATCTTAGCGGCTTACTCGGGCTGCAACGTGTTGGGCGGCTATCTGGGTGGTGTGCTGGGTGACCGGTGGCCGGTGAAACGCGTTGGCCAGGTGACCTTAGCCGCGTTGATCCTGGATGCAGGCGTCGGGTTCTGGTGGAACGACCTGGTGGGTTACCCGCTGGTACTGGTCATTTTCGGCCTGTTGACCGGAATCATGCTGACCCTGGTCACCACGGTAACGGCCCAACTGAGCCACGCGGACAGTCGGCTGTTCAACTTGCTCTATATCTTCATTAATCTGGGCCTAGTCGTGGGGACGGCCAGTATCGGGATCTTGTTCCGGAAAAGTCTGCAACCCATCTTTGCCATGTTAGTGGTGTGCTATCTGCTGGCCATTCTGCTGTGGCACCGGTACGCAGGACGCTTTGTGGTTTCCCGGCAGGCGGTGGCGACTAGTGCCACAACGAATCAAGGTGCTGAGACTGCCACACGTCCGCACCGTGCTAGGTATCGGTTAGCGCCAGTTACCCTGGTGATCTTGCTCTTGAGCCTGGTCTTGATGTGGGGGACCTACGCGCAATGGATGAGTAACGTCTCGGTCTACATTCAAGATGTGGGGCTGAGCATTAAGATTTACAGCTATCTGTGGGTCTATAACGGGTTGTTGCTGATTGTGGTTCAAGCCTTGATGGCTAAATTAAGCCGTTTGGGAGTGTTACCGTGGCAGATTCTGGGTGGTTTGTTAGCCATTGGCGGATCATTTCTACTATTAAGTAGCGCCCATCAAGTTGGAACATTATTTGTAGCCATGACGCTCTTGACGGTGGGGGAGGCCGTTTATGTACCGGGAGTCCCGGCCCTGATCAATGCCTATACGGTGGGCAACGAGGGTAAATACCAGGGACTGGTCAACGCCTTTTCGTCATTGGGTAAGGCGCTGGGACCGGTCTTTGGTGGTTGGCTGGTAGGCCAGGCGGCTGGTTTCGTTGGTCTATTCTGGGTCTGCGCGATCATTGATGGGCTAGTGGTTGTGATGGTTGCCCTGGGCGTTAGCCCGGTGGTCCGCAATCATCGAAATAATTTACGAAAGTCATAG